A window of Puniceicoccaceae bacterium contains these coding sequences:
- a CDS encoding nucleoside transporter C-terminal domain-containing protein: MMDVLRAVLGVLVFLVIAWMMSSDRRRIDWKLVAGGVLLQLVLAVLFLKVSGPAAVIEWIAKGVVQLLAFSQEGGRFIFGSFVDNAESTGAVFAFRVLPSIIFFSAISTVLFYLGILPLVIRGFAWLMNKVMRLSGAESFAVAANVFVGQTEAPLMVRPYISNMTRSELCAMMTGGMATIAGGVMVAYITFLGGDDGTQNVLFARHLITASILSAPAAIVFSKLMVPEQDAYTREFNVSKEELGSNVFDAATRGTAQGLQLALIIAAILIVFTSFIPMINAMLSWSIGGWTGLDAWIEQTSKGAHASLSLEWGFAWVFSPVAWLMGVHPSELLNAGRLLGEKLVLNEFVAYLNMGQAMREGVMQDPKSLVIMTYALCGFANFASIGIQIAGISTLAPDRRADLSWLAPRALVGGTLACLMTGCLAGLFWA, encoded by the coding sequence ATGATGGATGTTTTGCGGGCGGTATTGGGGGTATTGGTTTTTCTGGTGATCGCCTGGATGATGAGCAGTGATCGGCGACGCATCGATTGGAAGCTGGTGGCAGGGGGAGTGCTGCTGCAGTTGGTGCTTGCAGTTCTGTTTCTCAAGGTTTCGGGTCCTGCAGCGGTGATCGAGTGGATCGCAAAAGGAGTGGTGCAGCTGCTTGCGTTTTCCCAGGAGGGTGGACGTTTCATTTTTGGGAGTTTTGTGGACAATGCGGAAAGCACCGGAGCGGTCTTTGCATTTCGAGTGCTGCCTTCGATTATCTTCTTTTCCGCCATTTCGACGGTGTTGTTCTATCTCGGGATTTTGCCGCTGGTGATTCGGGGTTTTGCCTGGTTGATGAACAAAGTGATGCGCCTCTCGGGAGCAGAGAGTTTTGCCGTTGCCGCTAATGTGTTTGTGGGGCAAACCGAGGCTCCGCTCATGGTTCGTCCCTACATCAGCAACATGACGCGCAGTGAATTGTGTGCGATGATGACGGGCGGCATGGCGACCATTGCTGGAGGAGTCATGGTTGCCTACATCACCTTTCTCGGCGGTGATGATGGAACGCAGAATGTGTTGTTTGCCCGTCATCTGATCACGGCCTCCATTCTCTCGGCCCCCGCGGCGATCGTCTTTTCCAAGCTGATGGTTCCGGAGCAGGATGCCTATACCCGGGAGTTTAACGTCAGCAAGGAAGAGCTGGGCAGCAACGTTTTTGACGCCGCCACGCGTGGTACGGCACAGGGGTTGCAGCTTGCCCTCATCATTGCAGCGATCCTGATCGTGTTCACCTCATTCATTCCCATGATCAATGCCATGCTCAGTTGGAGTATTGGGGGATGGACAGGACTGGATGCCTGGATTGAACAAACAAGCAAGGGTGCGCATGCATCGCTATCGCTGGAATGGGGGTTTGCGTGGGTTTTTTCGCCTGTTGCGTGGTTGATGGGGGTTCATCCCAGTGAGCTGCTGAACGCGGGTCGCCTGTTGGGAGAAAAGCTCGTGCTGAATGAATTTGTCGCCTATCTGAACATGGGACAGGCGATGCGTGAAGGTGTCATGCAGGATCCCAAGAGTCTGGTCATCATGACCTATGCCTTGTGTGGTTTTGCAAACTTTGCATCGATCGGTATCCAGATTGCGGGCATATCGACGCTGGCACCTGATCGGCGAGCTGATCTCAGCTGGCTTGCTCCCCGAGCCTTGGTGGGGGGAACCCTCGCCTGCCTCATGACCGGTTGTCTTGCGGGCCTTTTCTGGGCTTAG
- the rplM gene encoding 50S ribosomal protein L13 encodes MKTTLAKKETVTREWYVVDAADQVLGRLAVRIANVLRGRHRAIYTPHVDTGDFVIVINADKIRVTGKKEIQKEYMSYSGWMGGAKVRSLSDYREKRPEFIIQHAVKGMLPKNRLASQMLTRLKVYAGAEHPHGAQEPKEFNF; translated from the coding sequence ATGAAAACAACACTCGCAAAGAAAGAAACGGTTACCCGCGAATGGTATGTTGTGGATGCAGCAGATCAGGTGCTCGGGCGTTTGGCGGTTCGCATTGCAAATGTTTTGCGAGGCAGGCATCGCGCAATTTACACCCCGCATGTGGATACGGGAGATTTTGTCATCGTGATCAATGCTGACAAGATCCGGGTCACTGGCAAAAAGGAAATCCAGAAGGAATACATGTCCTACTCGGGATGGATGGGTGGAGCGAAAGTTCGCTCGCTGTCTGACTACCGCGAAAAACGCCCTGAGTTCATCATCCAGCATGCGGTCAAGGGAATGTTGCCCAAGAATCGCCTTGCTTCCCAGATGCTGACTCGCTTGAAGGTTTATGCAGGTGCCGAACACCCGCATGGAGCTCAGGAACCCAAGGAATTCAACTTTTAG
- a CDS encoding NUDIX domain-containing protein has translation MTASLPYRIATLIFMEHADGRQLLLQRRKAPNQGLWTPIGGKLETSVGESPVQCAVREVREEAGVHIQESELHLFGYLAEKAYEHECHWLIFLFHCHQKLHSLPEAMDEGSFAFHARQELHHLPMAQPDREILWPTYWKHRDGFTGIRVEYHDLNHNPQPFTITIESGSQANLAAPGTKPRKGPQDNRS, from the coding sequence ATGACAGCATCCCTCCCCTATCGCATCGCTACCCTGATTTTTATGGAACACGCTGACGGTCGGCAGCTGCTGTTGCAGCGCCGCAAGGCACCCAATCAGGGCCTGTGGACCCCCATCGGGGGAAAACTGGAGACGAGCGTGGGCGAGTCGCCTGTGCAATGTGCCGTGCGTGAAGTTCGCGAAGAAGCGGGAGTTCACATCCAAGAATCCGAACTGCACCTCTTTGGTTACCTCGCCGAAAAAGCGTACGAGCATGAGTGTCACTGGCTGATTTTCCTGTTCCACTGTCACCAGAAACTTCATTCCCTGCCAGAAGCAATGGATGAAGGGAGTTTTGCCTTTCATGCCAGGCAAGAGCTACACCATTTGCCCATGGCACAGCCCGACCGTGAAATCCTCTGGCCGACCTACTGGAAACACCGTGACGGCTTTACAGGCATCCGCGTGGAATACCACGATCTCAATCACAACCCTCAACCCTTTACGATCACCATCGAGTCGGGATCCCAGGCAAACCTGGCTGCTCCAGGAACTAAGCCCAGAAAAGGCCCGCAAGACAACCGGTCATGA
- the trxB gene encoding thioredoxin-disulfide reductase, producing the protein MPEPSSEIQDVIILGSGCAGLTAAIYTGRANLRPLIIEGSQPGGQLTTTSEVENFPGFPEGVDGYLLMDNLRKQATRFDATFTNDVVEKVELDGDLKVLTSATKSYRTRSLIIATGASPRLLSIPGEKEMYGGKGVTTCATCDGAFYRNMDVAVIGGGDSACEEALFLTRFCSKVYLVHRRDELRASKIMADRATQHPKIEMVWNTVPTEVIPDDAGLVCGIRTRDTVSGKTGEIAIKGLFIAIGHIPNTAAVATLLPTDDLGYLIPESGSQVRTQIPGVYVAGDCADHVYRQAITAAGMGCQAAIEAERWLAEQE; encoded by the coding sequence ATGCCTGAACCCAGCTCAGAAATCCAAGACGTCATCATTCTCGGCAGTGGATGCGCCGGCCTGACCGCTGCCATCTACACTGGCCGCGCCAACCTGCGCCCGCTGATCATCGAAGGCAGCCAACCCGGCGGACAATTGACCACCACTTCCGAAGTGGAGAATTTTCCCGGCTTTCCCGAGGGGGTCGATGGATACCTTCTCATGGACAACCTGCGCAAGCAGGCAACGCGCTTTGACGCAACCTTCACCAACGATGTTGTGGAAAAGGTGGAACTGGACGGCGATCTCAAGGTCTTAACCTCCGCCACCAAATCTTATCGCACCCGCAGTCTGATCATTGCCACTGGAGCTTCACCCCGCCTGCTCAGCATTCCCGGAGAGAAAGAAATGTATGGGGGCAAGGGTGTCACAACCTGCGCAACCTGCGATGGCGCATTTTATCGAAACATGGATGTGGCCGTCATTGGCGGGGGTGACTCCGCCTGCGAAGAGGCCCTCTTTCTGACGCGCTTTTGCTCCAAGGTTTACCTCGTTCACCGACGTGATGAGCTGCGCGCCTCCAAGATCATGGCCGACCGGGCCACCCAGCATCCCAAGATCGAAATGGTCTGGAACACCGTGCCAACAGAGGTAATTCCCGACGACGCAGGCCTGGTCTGCGGCATCCGCACCCGGGATACCGTTTCCGGAAAAACCGGAGAGATCGCGATCAAGGGTCTGTTCATCGCCATCGGACACATTCCCAACACTGCTGCGGTAGCGACGTTGTTACCGACCGACGACCTGGGTTATCTGATTCCCGAATCGGGAAGTCAGGTTCGGACCCAAATCCCGGGAGTCTACGTCGCCGGTGACTGCGCAGATCATGTGTACCGGCAGGCAATCACTGCAGCCGGAATGGGTTGTCAAGCCGCTATCGAAGCCGAGCGCTGGCTGGCCGAACAGGAATAA
- the trmB gene encoding tRNA (guanosine(46)-N7)-methyltransferase TrmB gives MNHPPGNSPACLAPGQLKEQEKRRVRQQELRERYKDVLPELCGGLLEIGCGHGHWLTAYAEQHPEQFCVGVDLINRRIQKSTTKADKRALHNIRFIKAEAIEWLEVVPDGIGIDRVMVLFPDPWPKKRHHRRRLIQAEFLELLAGKMAPAGQLFFRTDHEPYFDWAREVIHEHPQWKLDSEFHWPLEQSTYFQEIMGAHQSLCATVVPLA, from the coding sequence ATGAATCATCCACCCGGCAACTCACCTGCATGTCTGGCACCCGGACAGCTCAAGGAACAGGAGAAACGTCGTGTCCGCCAACAGGAACTGCGCGAACGCTACAAGGATGTGCTGCCAGAGCTGTGCGGTGGACTGCTGGAGATTGGATGCGGACATGGACACTGGCTCACGGCCTACGCCGAGCAACATCCGGAACAGTTTTGCGTCGGGGTTGACCTGATCAACCGACGCATTCAGAAATCAACCACCAAGGCCGACAAGCGAGCGCTCCATAATATCCGTTTCATCAAGGCGGAGGCCATCGAGTGGCTCGAGGTGGTTCCCGACGGCATTGGAATTGACCGGGTGATGGTGCTTTTCCCAGATCCCTGGCCCAAAAAACGTCACCACAGACGACGCCTCATTCAAGCAGAATTCCTTGAGTTGCTGGCCGGAAAAATGGCTCCGGCTGGACAACTCTTCTTTCGCACGGATCACGAACCCTACTTTGACTGGGCACGCGAGGTCATCCACGAACACCCGCAATGGAAGCTCGACAGTGAATTCCACTGGCCACTCGAACAGAGCACCTATTTTCAGGAAATCATGGGTGCACACCAGTCCCTGTGCGCTACCGTCGTTCCACTCGCATAA
- a CDS encoding redoxin domain-containing protein, whose product MKKTILLFTSIALMITTAVAAPVSGESAPDFTGKTSNGETVSLSDLKGKYVVLEWLNHGCPFVKKHYDSGNMPSLQKKMTAEGVVWLSVVSSAKGKQGYQSPEDANEKAKSVGSNATHIVLDASGEIGKAYAARTTPHMYVIDPQGTLIYQGAIDSISSVRHSDIEKAESYVWNAWKAHQSGKTVDPHTTAAYGCAIKY is encoded by the coding sequence ATGAAAAAAACGATCCTACTTTTTACTTCGATTGCATTGATGATCACAACTGCGGTTGCGGCTCCGGTTTCCGGCGAGTCTGCTCCTGATTTTACCGGAAAAACGTCAAACGGTGAAACTGTATCGCTCTCGGATTTGAAGGGCAAATATGTTGTGCTCGAATGGCTTAACCATGGATGTCCGTTTGTCAAAAAGCACTACGACTCAGGCAACATGCCAAGCCTTCAGAAGAAAATGACGGCAGAAGGTGTGGTCTGGCTGTCCGTGGTTTCTTCTGCGAAGGGCAAGCAGGGATATCAGTCACCCGAAGATGCAAATGAGAAGGCGAAATCGGTGGGATCGAACGCCACCCACATTGTGCTGGATGCGTCAGGTGAGATTGGCAAGGCCTACGCGGCCCGAACAACTCCCCACATGTATGTGATCGACCCGCAGGGCACTCTCATCTATCAGGGTGCTATCGACAGCATCAGTTCTGTGCGGCATTCCGACATTGAGAAAGCGGAGAGCTACGTCTGGAATGCGTGGAAAGCGCATCAGTCCGGAAAAACGGTAGACCCACACACAACGGCAGCCTACGGCTGCGCCATCAAGTATTGA
- the cysE gene encoding serine O-acetyltransferase: MSQSINDLWNTLQGEAKATVKQEPALAPWLNSRLLRYTSLSEAIASNLSEKLNFLRDEQNYLYHVFRHALDENEHILESICEDIVANFERDPACKNHFNPLLNYKGFKAITGYRIAHSVWNSGQRELALHLQSLISEFYGVDIHPAAKIGKGILLDHATGFVAGETAEIGDNVSIFQGVTLGGTGKEEGDRHPKVEYGVLIGAGAKILGNIRIGHCSKIGANSVVLNDVPPRSTVVGVPGKIIGTSEEIMPSRNVDHRIC; this comes from the coding sequence ATGAGCCAATCCATCAACGATCTTTGGAATACGCTGCAAGGCGAAGCAAAGGCCACAGTAAAACAGGAGCCTGCACTCGCGCCGTGGCTGAACTCCCGACTACTCCGTTACACGTCCCTCTCCGAAGCCATTGCAAGTAATCTCTCTGAAAAGCTGAATTTCCTGCGCGACGAGCAAAACTATCTCTACCACGTCTTTCGCCACGCGCTCGATGAAAACGAACACATTCTCGAAAGCATCTGCGAGGATATTGTGGCAAACTTTGAGCGCGACCCCGCCTGCAAGAATCACTTCAACCCTCTGCTCAACTACAAGGGATTCAAGGCGATCACCGGATACCGCATCGCCCACTCCGTGTGGAATTCCGGCCAGCGTGAACTTGCCCTGCACCTGCAAAGCCTGATCTCCGAATTCTACGGAGTCGACATTCACCCGGCAGCCAAAATCGGAAAGGGCATCCTGCTCGATCACGCAACCGGATTTGTGGCAGGAGAAACCGCCGAAATCGGTGACAACGTCTCCATCTTCCAGGGCGTGACCCTCGGAGGGACCGGAAAGGAAGAGGGTGACCGTCACCCCAAGGTAGAGTATGGTGTGCTGATTGGAGCTGGCGCCAAAATCCTGGGCAATATCCGCATCGGTCACTGCTCCAAAATCGGTGCCAACAGTGTGGTGCTGAACGATGTTCCGCCACGATCCACGGTTGTTGGAGTTCCCGGCAAAATCATCGGCACCAGCGAGGAGATCATGCCTTCCCGCAACGTGGACCACCGCATCTGCTGA
- the rpsI gene encoding 30S ribosomal protein S9, translated as MSTLTKQTEEVYVAVGRRKEASARVRLTRGTGVHTVNGKDLKTYCYTDELSNLALNPLKEVDMLKDIDVKVSVKGGGPAGQAVAISHGIARALQKMNAELRSPLKKAGFIKRDPRAKERKKVGRPGARKRFQFSKR; from the coding sequence ATGTCGACTTTAACAAAACAGACTGAAGAGGTTTATGTTGCGGTGGGACGCCGCAAGGAAGCCTCAGCCCGCGTTCGTCTGACCCGCGGAACGGGAGTACATACCGTCAACGGCAAGGACCTGAAAACTTACTGCTACACCGACGAACTGTCGAATCTTGCCCTGAATCCTCTGAAGGAAGTAGACATGCTCAAAGATATCGATGTGAAGGTATCGGTGAAGGGTGGAGGTCCTGCAGGTCAGGCCGTTGCCATTTCACACGGCATTGCACGTGCTCTTCAGAAGATGAATGCGGAACTGCGTTCACCGCTGAAAAAGGCGGGCTTTATCAAGCGTGACCCCAGAGCGAAGGAACGCAAGAAGGTGGGTCGCCCAGGAGCACGCAAGCGGTTCCAATTCTCCAAGCGTTAA
- the tal gene encoding transaldolase, with amino-acid sequence MSNTLESLKKLTTVVADTGDFETIREFTPQDATTNPSLILKAIQQDQYRPLFTETVKRVAHDTSATGETVIDLAIDDVLVAFGMEILKIVPGRVSTEVDARLSFDAAASVQKARDLIALYEAKGIDRDRILIKLATTWEGVVAAQQLQSEGINCNMTLLFCLAQAVACAQVNAKLISPFVGRILDWHKAKTGESYTSDKDPGVISVREIYHYYKKFGHPTEVMGASFRNTGEILELAGCDLLTISPSLLEELAASNAPVEAKLTREAAEASDIERISLNEAGFRWALNEDAMATEKLAEGIRTFGKDMLKVRSMVQEVLADL; translated from the coding sequence ATGAGCAATACACTCGAATCTCTCAAGAAACTGACCACCGTGGTCGCTGACACTGGCGACTTCGAAACCATCCGTGAGTTCACTCCGCAGGACGCGACGACCAACCCGTCCCTGATTCTTAAAGCGATTCAGCAGGACCAGTATCGTCCCCTGTTTACGGAGACCGTCAAACGCGTCGCACACGATACTTCCGCCACAGGCGAAACGGTCATCGACCTGGCCATTGATGATGTTTTGGTGGCATTTGGCATGGAGATCCTCAAGATCGTGCCTGGACGCGTATCGACCGAGGTCGATGCACGCCTTTCGTTCGACGCAGCCGCATCCGTTCAGAAGGCCCGTGACCTCATCGCACTCTACGAAGCCAAAGGCATCGACCGCGACCGGATTCTCATCAAACTCGCCACCACATGGGAAGGCGTTGTTGCCGCCCAACAGCTGCAATCCGAAGGCATCAACTGCAACATGACCCTGTTGTTCTGCCTCGCCCAGGCAGTAGCCTGTGCCCAGGTCAATGCAAAGCTGATCTCGCCCTTTGTGGGCCGCATTCTGGATTGGCACAAAGCCAAAACCGGTGAGTCCTACACTTCAGACAAGGATCCCGGAGTGATTTCTGTGCGAGAAATTTACCACTACTACAAAAAGTTCGGGCACCCGACCGAGGTCATGGGGGCCAGCTTCCGCAATACCGGAGAAATTTTGGAACTCGCAGGCTGCGACCTGCTGACCATCAGCCCGAGCCTGCTTGAGGAACTCGCAGCATCCAATGCTCCCGTCGAAGCCAAACTCACTCGTGAGGCCGCCGAAGCCAGTGATATCGAGCGTATTTCACTCAATGAGGCCGGTTTCCGCTGGGCGTTAAATGAAGACGCCATGGCAACTGAAAAACTGGCGGAGGGCATCCGGACCTTCGGCAAGGACATGCTCAAGGTGAGAAGCATGGTTCAGGAAGTTCTGGCAGACCTTTGA
- a CDS encoding endonuclease/exonuclease/phosphatase family protein, producing the protein MNHLLPDIMRMLCIIGLGFAVAGGLSHHLPLHPIEIFAHFQPWVMTLTLALALVAVLRQFAWLALALTTAGIYHLLFMLPYLSFDALQRQQPDSGSLPTLRVLQFNINADNAHYDAVAAAIEAADADVMIICEATVHVLDRLEHLHEQYPHRIEAARWPRQSILGVSGTVLWSRFPFSDSETLELAQGNIQICRATAMVHGTSLRVYAAHLLAPRSDTQILQRNQGMHELAQLIASDPVPNTLLIGDLNQSVWAPPTRKLLQSTQMSSILQGHMFLTTWPSSTYPFGIAIDHMFYRGVLSHRAVNSLPGRGSDHRMLVAEFSINTALPHPSP; encoded by the coding sequence TTGAATCACCTGCTGCCTGACATCATGCGTATGCTTTGCATCATCGGCCTGGGATTTGCGGTTGCCGGGGGCCTCAGCCACCACCTGCCCCTTCATCCCATCGAGATTTTTGCCCATTTCCAACCCTGGGTAATGACCTTGACGCTTGCGCTTGCCCTGGTAGCAGTGCTTCGGCAATTTGCCTGGCTGGCATTGGCCTTGACCACAGCTGGCATCTATCACCTGCTGTTCATGCTGCCCTACCTGAGCTTCGATGCTCTTCAGCGGCAGCAACCCGACTCTGGGAGCTTGCCCACGCTGCGTGTGCTTCAGTTCAACATCAATGCGGACAATGCTCACTATGATGCAGTAGCAGCTGCAATTGAAGCCGCCGATGCCGATGTGATGATCATCTGTGAAGCCACTGTGCATGTGCTTGACCGGTTGGAACACCTGCATGAGCAATACCCCCATCGCATCGAAGCGGCCAGGTGGCCCCGGCAGTCCATATTGGGGGTCAGTGGTACGGTATTGTGGTCGCGCTTCCCCTTCAGCGATTCGGAAACTCTGGAACTGGCACAGGGCAACATCCAGATCTGTCGCGCCACCGCCATGGTGCATGGAACGTCCCTGCGCGTCTACGCAGCCCATTTGCTGGCTCCCCGAAGCGATACTCAGATCCTTCAACGCAATCAGGGCATGCACGAACTCGCACAACTCATCGCAAGTGATCCCGTTCCCAATACCCTTCTCATTGGAGACCTCAATCAGAGCGTCTGGGCACCGCCCACGCGCAAGCTCCTCCAATCCACCCAAATGTCATCAATCCTTCAGGGTCACATGTTTCTGACGACCTGGCCCAGCTCGACCTATCCCTTCGGTATTGCGATTGACCACATGTTCTACCGTGGTGTTCTCTCCCATCGGGCCGTCAACAGCTTGCCCGGACGTGGTTCCGACCACCGCATGCTCGTCGCCGAATTTTCCATCAACACAGCACTTCCTCATCCATCACCATGA
- a CDS encoding secondary thiamine-phosphate synthase enzyme YjbQ, which translates to MAVHRETLNPSTRGQGTYELTQELQRIVASSGIQEGLVNIHCHHTSCSLVLMENADPSARDDLHAFMHRLVPADLPYFTHTYEGPDDMPSHIKMALTRSNETLPVAGGRVMLGTWQGLFLWEHRDAPQRRQLTVTVLGESDR; encoded by the coding sequence ATGGCTGTCCATCGCGAAACCCTCAACCCATCGACCCGTGGGCAGGGCACGTATGAACTGACACAGGAGCTGCAGCGCATCGTCGCCAGTTCTGGCATTCAGGAAGGTCTCGTGAACATTCACTGCCATCACACCAGCTGCAGTCTTGTGCTGATGGAGAATGCCGACCCCTCGGCGCGGGATGACCTGCACGCCTTCATGCATCGGCTTGTGCCTGCAGACCTGCCTTATTTCACTCACACTTACGAAGGTCCCGATGACATGCCGAGCCACATCAAGATGGCACTGACTCGCAGCAACGAAACGCTTCCAGTTGCCGGAGGACGCGTGATGCTGGGCACATGGCAGGGCCTCTTTCTCTGGGAGCACCGGGACGCCCCACAACGTCGACAGCTCACGGTTACGGTTCTGGGAGAATCTGATCGTTGA
- a CDS encoding DUF423 domain-containing protein: protein MKFPQQISLIMGAVGVAIGAFGAHALGPALEQYGKVDIWNTGIQYFWVHTLASLAISFARPHTPRVACTVIIWLASILLFSGSLFALSLGAPSWVGAITPVGGIGFIIGWLQLLWMREQT, encoded by the coding sequence ATGAAATTTCCCCAGCAAATCAGCCTGATCATGGGCGCAGTCGGCGTTGCCATCGGAGCCTTTGGAGCACACGCACTTGGCCCGGCTCTCGAACAATATGGAAAAGTGGATATCTGGAATACCGGCATACAGTATTTTTGGGTCCATACCCTCGCCTCACTGGCGATATCGTTCGCACGTCCCCATACTCCCAGGGTTGCTTGCACGGTCATCATCTGGCTTGCATCGATCCTGCTCTTCTCCGGCTCCCTGTTTGCCCTGTCGCTTGGTGCCCCAAGCTGGGTGGGCGCCATCACGCCAGTTGGGGGCATTGGCTTCATCATCGGTTGGTTGCAACTGCTGTGGATGCGTGAACAAACCTGA
- a CDS encoding adenine phosphoribosyltransferase — translation MKDFKQHIRTVRGWPLPEVNFRDISTLFENGDSFAQVIEVFEAKIREFRINRIAGVDARGFILAGGLSAKTGLPMVMVRKKGKLPPTTIEASYELEYGEAAVEIRTDSCKPGDRVMILDDLIATGGTLSAASQLIQQLGGTAALIAAVIDLPELGGSAKLRSQGLEVFSLCSFTEDE, via the coding sequence ATGAAAGACTTCAAGCAGCACATTCGCACGGTTCGGGGCTGGCCCCTTCCCGAGGTCAACTTTCGCGACATCTCCACGCTCTTTGAGAATGGAGACAGTTTCGCCCAGGTCATTGAAGTCTTTGAAGCCAAGATCCGGGAGTTTCGCATCAATCGAATCGCTGGCGTGGATGCCCGTGGGTTCATTCTCGCAGGCGGACTCTCCGCCAAAACGGGGCTTCCCATGGTCATGGTGCGAAAAAAAGGGAAACTCCCCCCTACAACCATCGAAGCCTCCTACGAACTCGAATATGGCGAGGCTGCCGTGGAAATCCGAACAGATTCCTGCAAACCCGGAGACCGGGTGATGATCCTCGATGACCTGATCGCTACTGGAGGTACCCTTTCCGCTGCTTCACAACTGATCCAACAGCTCGGAGGTACGGCAGCACTGATCGCAGCCGTGATCGATCTGCCAGAACTCGGAGGTTCCGCAAAACTCAGGTCCCAGGGACTTGAGGTATTCTCGCTCTGCAGCTTTACGGAAGACGAGTGA
- a CDS encoding transcription elongation factor GreAB, with the protein MNKHAVIEAVLAELMNQLDLVRGASREAAEYATHEESRADSKWDTQGLEASYLAAGQGAQVLEVGNAIQVWTTHRDAMAQCRRIESGALFSLKLADAANWYFLSTASGGLSVEVDGKVVTVITAQSPIARQLVGRMVGESVLLPNGTEAFIEDLC; encoded by the coding sequence ATGAATAAACATGCAGTGATTGAGGCAGTGCTTGCCGAATTGATGAATCAACTCGATCTGGTTCGCGGAGCTTCACGTGAGGCAGCGGAGTACGCCACCCACGAAGAATCACGAGCTGACTCCAAATGGGACACTCAGGGGCTTGAAGCCTCCTATCTCGCGGCTGGTCAAGGGGCGCAAGTGCTTGAGGTCGGTAACGCAATCCAGGTTTGGACGACCCATCGGGATGCGATGGCACAGTGTCGACGCATTGAATCAGGTGCCCTTTTTTCCTTGAAACTGGCCGACGCGGCGAACTGGTATTTCCTATCAACTGCTTCCGGAGGATTGAGTGTTGAGGTGGACGGCAAGGTGGTAACGGTCATCACCGCACAGAGTCCGATCGCGCGGCAGCTGGTTGGGCGCATGGTGGGTGAATCAGTGCTCCTGCCGAATGGGACAGAGGCGTTTATAGAAGATTTGTGTTGA